The following coding sequences are from one Vulpes vulpes isolate BD-2025 chromosome 12, VulVul3, whole genome shotgun sequence window:
- the LZIC gene encoding protein LZIC isoform X2, whose translation MASRGKTETSKLKQNLEEQLDRLMQQLQDLEECREELDADEYEETKKETLEQLSEFNDSLKKIMSGNMTLVDELSGMQLAIQAAISQAFKTPEVIRLFAKKQPGQLRTRLAEMDRDLMVGKLERGLYTQQKVEILTALRKLGEKLTADDEAFLSANAGAILSQFEKVSTDLGSGDKVLALASFEVEKTKK comes from the exons ATGGCTTCCAGAGGAAAGACAGAGACAAGCAAATTAAAGCAGAATTTAGAAGAACAATTGGATAGACTAATGCAGCAATTACAAGATCTGGAGGAATGCAG AGAGGAACTTGATGCAGATGAATATGAGGAAACCAAAAAGGAAACTCTGGAGCAACTAAGTGAATTTAATGATTCACTGAAGAAAATTATGTCTGGAAACATGACTTTGGTGGATGAGCTAAGTGGAATGCAACTG GCTATCCAGGCAGCTATCAGCCAGGCCTTTAAAACTCCAGAGGTCATCAGGTTATTTGCAAAGAAACAACCAGGTCAGCTTCGGACAAGGTTAGCAGAG ATGGATAGAGATCTCATGGTAGGAAAGCTGGAAAGAGGCCTGTATACTCAGCAGAAAGTGGAGATACTAACAGCTCTCAGGAAACTTGGAGAGAAG ctgACTGCAGATGATGAGGCCTTCTTGTCAGCAAATGCAGGTGCTATACTCAGTCAATTTGAGAAAGTCTCTACAGACCTTG
- the LZIC gene encoding protein LZIC isoform X1 yields MRPPEVFLLRASARPGPSEIKMASRGKTETSKLKQNLEEQLDRLMQQLQDLEECREELDADEYEETKKETLEQLSEFNDSLKKIMSGNMTLVDELSGMQLAIQAAISQAFKTPEVIRLFAKKQPGQLRTRLAEMDRDLMVGKLERGLYTQQKVEILTALRKLGEKLTADDEAFLSANAGAILSQFEKVSTDLGSGDKVLALASFEVEKTKK; encoded by the exons ATGCGTCCGCCGGAAGTGTTCCTACTGCGAGCGTCCGCCAGGCCGGGACCCTCAG AGATCAAAATGGCTTCCAGAGGAAAGACAGAGACAAGCAAATTAAAGCAGAATTTAGAAGAACAATTGGATAGACTAATGCAGCAATTACAAGATCTGGAGGAATGCAG AGAGGAACTTGATGCAGATGAATATGAGGAAACCAAAAAGGAAACTCTGGAGCAACTAAGTGAATTTAATGATTCACTGAAGAAAATTATGTCTGGAAACATGACTTTGGTGGATGAGCTAAGTGGAATGCAACTG GCTATCCAGGCAGCTATCAGCCAGGCCTTTAAAACTCCAGAGGTCATCAGGTTATTTGCAAAGAAACAACCAGGTCAGCTTCGGACAAGGTTAGCAGAG ATGGATAGAGATCTCATGGTAGGAAAGCTGGAAAGAGGCCTGTATACTCAGCAGAAAGTGGAGATACTAACAGCTCTCAGGAAACTTGGAGAGAAG ctgACTGCAGATGATGAGGCCTTCTTGTCAGCAAATGCAGGTGCTATACTCAGTCAATTTGAGAAAGTCTCTACAGACCTTG
- the LZIC gene encoding protein LZIC isoform X3 translates to MNDFALLKLMTLGPSAAGEIKMASRGKTETSKLKQNLEEQLDRLMQQLQDLEECREELDADEYEETKKETLEQLSEFNDSLKKIMSGNMTLVDELSGMQLAIQAAISQAFKTPEVIRLFAKKQPGQLRTRLAEMDRDLMVGKLERGLYTQQKVEILTALRKLGEKLTADDEAFLSANAGAILSQFEKVSTDLGSGDKVLALASFEVEKTKK, encoded by the exons ATGAACGATTTCGCTTTGCTCAAGCTCATGACTCTTGGACCTTCAGCAGCGGGAG AGATCAAAATGGCTTCCAGAGGAAAGACAGAGACAAGCAAATTAAAGCAGAATTTAGAAGAACAATTGGATAGACTAATGCAGCAATTACAAGATCTGGAGGAATGCAG AGAGGAACTTGATGCAGATGAATATGAGGAAACCAAAAAGGAAACTCTGGAGCAACTAAGTGAATTTAATGATTCACTGAAGAAAATTATGTCTGGAAACATGACTTTGGTGGATGAGCTAAGTGGAATGCAACTG GCTATCCAGGCAGCTATCAGCCAGGCCTTTAAAACTCCAGAGGTCATCAGGTTATTTGCAAAGAAACAACCAGGTCAGCTTCGGACAAGGTTAGCAGAG ATGGATAGAGATCTCATGGTAGGAAAGCTGGAAAGAGGCCTGTATACTCAGCAGAAAGTGGAGATACTAACAGCTCTCAGGAAACTTGGAGAGAAG ctgACTGCAGATGATGAGGCCTTCTTGTCAGCAAATGCAGGTGCTATACTCAGTCAATTTGAGAAAGTCTCTACAGACCTTG